A single region of the Anaerococcus urinomassiliensis genome encodes:
- a CDS encoding helix-turn-helix domain-containing protein, with product MTKYSTEFKMKLVKEYLEGKIGYRELAKKYNIPDKHTIRTWVNAYQSQGYDGLKVSRKNNSYTLEFKLNVVNLYLTGEMSYQSLSNNLKINNPSIIARWVNEYRKEGIEGLRPKKRGRPSKMAKTPEKSKDIKLESTSQLTNEEDNSLNEAQLKEKIKKLEEKNYWLQLENDAIKKKIELSQMTDAEIRQLLKQSKS from the coding sequence ATGACAAAATACAGCACAGAATTTAAGATGAAATTAGTAAAAGAATATCTTGAAGGAAAAATAGGATACAGAGAATTAGCAAAAAAATACAATATCCCAGACAAGCATACTATTAGAACGTGGGTTAATGCTTACCAATCCCAAGGTTATGATGGACTAAAAGTATCAAGAAAGAATAATAGTTACACTTTAGAATTTAAACTAAATGTAGTAAACTTGTATTTAACAGGAGAAATGTCCTATCAAAGCCTATCAAACAATCTTAAAATCAATAATCCATCAATAATCGCTCGATGGGTTAATGAATATAGAAAAGAAGGAATTGAAGGACTTAGACCCAAGAAGAGAGGAAGACCTTCAAAAATGGCAAAAACACCAGAGAAATCAAAAGATATAAAATTAGAATCAACATCACAATTAACCAACGAAGAAGATAATTCATTAAATGAAGCACAACTAAAAGAAAAAATAAAGAAGTTAGAAGAAAAAAACTATTGGCTTCAACTAGAAAATGATGCAATAAAAAAAAAGATAGAATTGTCTCAAATGACAGATGCAGAAATAAGACAATTGCTAAAACAATCGAAGTCTTAA
- a CDS encoding IS3 family transposase: MEVLRSKYKLKDLLIYFNLPKSTYMYWQKRLELPSKDKEIESKILKIRKDNPNYGYRRITAILKRLGLTINKKKVQRLVQKLKIQVKNFSRKTRKYSSYKGTVGKVADNKIKRNFKVEKPYTQITTDTTEFKYLEKDKSGNYQIKKLYLNPYLDMYNSEILSYEISKKPTLEPILKALDRAIKITNKSKEERIFHSDQGWAYQVKQYTSKLESNGIIQSMSRKGNCLDNSPMENFFGILKQEIYYGRKFYSYEHLKQTIEDFIKYYNEERIKEKLGYLSPVEYREKNVA, encoded by the coding sequence ATCGAAGTCTTAAGAAGTAAATACAAACTTAAAGATTTGCTAATCTACTTTAACCTTCCAAAATCGACCTACATGTATTGGCAAAAAAGGCTAGAGCTGCCAAGCAAAGACAAAGAAATTGAATCAAAAATATTAAAAATCAGAAAAGACAATCCAAACTATGGCTACAGAAGGATAACAGCAATATTAAAAAGATTAGGACTAACAATAAACAAAAAGAAAGTACAAAGGTTAGTTCAAAAATTAAAAATACAAGTAAAGAACTTTTCAAGGAAAACAAGAAAATACTCATCATACAAGGGAACTGTTGGTAAAGTAGCAGACAATAAGATAAAAAGAAACTTCAAAGTAGAAAAACCATATACCCAAATAACGACAGATACAACAGAATTTAAGTATTTAGAAAAAGATAAATCAGGAAACTATCAAATAAAGAAACTCTATCTAAATCCATACCTAGATATGTACAACAGTGAAATACTAAGCTATGAAATATCAAAGAAACCAACACTAGAACCAATTCTAAAAGCCTTAGATAGAGCAATAAAAATAACTAACAAAAGCAAGGAAGAAAGAATATTTCACTCAGATCAAGGCTGGGCATATCAAGTAAAGCAGTACACATCAAAACTAGAATCCAATGGCATAATCCAATCTATGTCCAGAAAAGGAAACTGCTTGGACAACTCACCAATGGAAAACTTCTTTGGAATACTAAAACAAGAAATATATTATGGAAGAAAATTCTACTCATATGAACACTTAAAACAAACAATTGAAGATTTTATAAAATATTACAACGAAGAAAGAATAAAAGAAAAATTAGGATATTTAAGTCCGGTG